In Calothrix sp. PCC 7507, one DNA window encodes the following:
- a CDS encoding DMT family transporter, whose product MQLKLSASRFPLGTIFLIAPFFLWGTAMVAMKGVIPHTTPLFMAGVRLLPAGVLILIAAAIMGKPSPQGWAAWLWIALFGLVDGTLFQGLLAEGLVRTGAGLGSVMIDSQPLAVALLSLWLFQEHIGFWGWLGLGLGVLGISLIGLPDEWIFHFLDSGADITIGSWEQLLDSGEWLMLLAALSMAVGTVLIRFVTKYTDPVVATGWHMILGGLPLWGMSSVFESQQWQNLTTSNFLALGYATVFGSAIAYGLFFYFASSGSLTSLSSLTFLTPIFALLFGNLFLSEVLTPLQWFGVSLTLVSIYLINQRDTLAGEKTTTQQQQILEPSIAEKINPITISVRESEPEISP is encoded by the coding sequence ATGCAGCTGAAACTCAGTGCATCTCGATTTCCCCTAGGGACAATATTTTTAATCGCCCCCTTTTTCTTATGGGGGACAGCAATGGTAGCAATGAAAGGAGTAATACCCCACACCACACCGCTATTTATGGCGGGGGTGCGTTTGTTACCGGCTGGGGTGTTAATTCTGATTGCGGCCGCAATTATGGGTAAACCTAGCCCTCAAGGTTGGGCTGCATGGCTGTGGATTGCCTTATTTGGCTTAGTGGATGGAACATTGTTTCAAGGACTGTTAGCAGAAGGATTAGTGAGAACTGGGGCGGGTTTGGGTTCGGTGATGATTGACTCTCAACCCTTAGCTGTAGCCTTGTTGTCGTTGTGGCTATTCCAAGAACATATTGGCTTTTGGGGATGGCTAGGACTAGGATTAGGAGTCTTGGGTATTAGTTTAATTGGCTTACCGGACGAGTGGATTTTTCATTTTCTCGATTCCGGCGCAGATATTACCATTGGTAGCTGGGAACAACTATTAGATTCTGGTGAGTGGTTGATGTTGTTAGCAGCGTTGTCAATGGCTGTAGGAACAGTGTTGATTCGATTTGTGACTAAGTATACTGATCCGGTGGTGGCTACGGGATGGCACATGATTTTAGGTGGATTGCCATTGTGGGGAATGTCATCGGTTTTTGAGTCTCAGCAGTGGCAGAATCTGACAACATCTAATTTTTTGGCTTTGGGATATGCCACAGTATTTGGTAGTGCGATCGCTTATGGATTGTTTTTCTACTTTGCTTCTAGCGGTAGTCTCACCAGTTTGAGTTCTCTCACCTTTCTTACTCCCATTTTTGCCCTGCTATTTGGTAATCTCTTCCTCTCAGAAGTCCTAACTCCTCTACAGTGGTTCGGAGTCTCTCTGACTTTAGTCAGCATCTATCTCATCAACCAGCGTGATACCTTAGCGGGCGAAAAAACTACTACACAACAGCAACAAATTTTAGAACCATCTATTGCTGAAAAAATTAACCCCATAACTATATCTGTCAGAGAATCAGAACCAGAAATTTCGCCCTAA
- a CDS encoding DUF2141 domain-containing protein, giving the protein MKSHISKNFTLRGLRVNLLLLAVVGNLVYSFSARAGFNGTLTVEIDGFKNKEGQVCASIFANSQGFPNQRDRVLQRQCTKITDIPVKITFENLPASSYAVAVMHDQNKDLILNRNSLGMPTEGFGFSRNPEVTTKPPKFSEATFLLAGPNTKVNVQLKYL; this is encoded by the coding sequence ATGAAAAGTCACATTAGTAAAAACTTTACCCTCAGAGGATTGAGAGTTAATCTGCTACTACTTGCAGTTGTGGGAAATTTGGTATACTCATTTAGCGCTAGGGCAGGTTTTAACGGCACTCTCACCGTGGAGATTGATGGATTTAAAAATAAAGAAGGGCAAGTCTGCGCTAGCATCTTTGCCAATAGCCAAGGATTTCCTAACCAGCGCGATCGCGTATTGCAAAGGCAGTGTACCAAAATTACCGACATTCCTGTCAAGATTACCTTTGAGAATTTGCCAGCTAGTAGCTACGCCGTGGCTGTTATGCACGATCAGAATAAAGATTTAATCCTCAACCGTAATAGCCTGGGTATGCCCACCGAAGGCTTTGGTTTTTCCAGAAACCCCGAAGTTACCACCAAACCCCCCAAATTCAGCGAAGCCACATTTTTGTTAGCAGGGCCAAATACTAAGGTCAATGTTCAGTTGAAATATTTATAG
- a CDS encoding peptidoglycan-binding protein, translated as MRLCYSSIPILTCCICLGLYHSPANPAIPNRNPKILQLVQTISTSVPQPPIQDIQTLQTQLKKLGYYNGAVNGQYSKSTQIAVSQFQKAKGLVADGIAGKETKESLQAATDAKIPLIPSPSPASKPTSQAKASQGGFIWWSLLGLGLLGSIGIILYLMRRFGRVKQVQQPQTSDAKTETAANQDSEMSSSKLDTTINPVENIPSDSQQPMTASISTKLLPAGQTSRLAKLNIVDELIKDLHSHDPSQRRKAIWDLGQQGDSRAIQPLLDLMMDVDSQQRSLILAAVGEIGTRTLKPMNRALAISMQDESPQVRQNAIRDLTRVYDMMTQISQILCHALEDPDTEVQATARYALNQMNRIRTVPEQKNLAEE; from the coding sequence ATGAGGCTATGCTACTCCTCAATTCCTATCTTGACCTGTTGTATTTGTCTGGGTTTGTACCACAGTCCTGCGAATCCAGCGATACCTAATCGGAACCCTAAAATCTTACAACTTGTCCAAACCATTTCCACATCGGTTCCTCAGCCACCCATTCAGGATATACAAACTCTGCAAACTCAATTAAAAAAGTTAGGATACTACAATGGCGCAGTCAATGGCCAGTACAGTAAAAGTACACAAATCGCTGTCTCCCAATTCCAAAAAGCAAAAGGCTTGGTAGCAGATGGTATTGCTGGTAAGGAGACTAAAGAAAGTCTGCAAGCAGCAACAGATGCCAAGATTCCATTGATTCCCTCTCCTTCCCCCGCATCTAAGCCTACTTCTCAAGCGAAAGCAAGCCAGGGAGGCTTTATTTGGTGGTCACTATTGGGATTGGGACTTCTAGGAAGTATTGGTATTATCCTTTATTTGATGAGACGGTTTGGTCGGGTTAAACAAGTGCAACAGCCCCAAACCTCAGATGCTAAAACTGAGACAGCAGCTAATCAAGACTCAGAGATGTCGTCATCAAAGTTGGATACCACAATTAATCCAGTGGAAAATATCCCATCGGACAGTCAACAACCCATGACAGCATCTATCTCTACAAAATTGCTACCAGCAGGACAAACTTCCCGTCTGGCTAAACTCAATATTGTTGACGAATTAATTAAAGACTTACACAGTCACGATCCTAGCCAGCGGCGCAAGGCGATTTGGGATTTAGGTCAGCAGGGTGACTCGCGGGCCATTCAACCACTGTTAGACTTGATGATGGATGTAGATTCTCAACAACGCAGCTTAATTTTGGCGGCTGTGGGGGAAATTGGTACTCGCACCCTGAAACCGATGAATCGGGCTTTAGCAATTTCCATGCAAGATGAAAGTCCACAAGTCCGACAAAATGCCATCCGTGATTTGACTCGCGTTTATGATATGATGACTCAGATTAGCCAGATTTTATGCCATGCACTAGAAGACCCTGATACTGAAGTGCAGGCGACTGCAAGGTACGCTCTCAATCAGATGAATCGAATTCGGACTGTACCGGAGCAAAAGAATCTAGCAGAAGAATAA
- a CDS encoding alpha/beta fold hydrolase, whose amino-acid sequence MLQFQPPGFGHKVIHTSLGAMVYYTQTNAPWAVSIAETEDLPPLLFLHNFGGGASAYEWSKVYPAFASTHRVLAPDLIGWGESAHPVWDYQIRDYLNTIAEFIMQTCHQPVTVVASSLTAALTIRLAIKQPDLFQKLLLICPSGFDDFGQGAGRRLPLPIINAPLLDNLIYALGAENEFAVRNFLQSFLFAKPERVSQEMVDAYLTSAQQPNAKFAALAFLRGDLYFDLSLYIQQLRIPTMIFWGEQAQFTSIKLGRRLANSNIHAIRDFYAIADAGVLPHLEVPEVVIGLLQQYLK is encoded by the coding sequence ATGCTACAGTTTCAACCTCCTGGCTTTGGGCATAAAGTAATTCATACCTCCTTGGGGGCAATGGTATATTATACGCAAACAAACGCACCTTGGGCGGTATCTATTGCTGAAACTGAAGATTTACCCCCGCTACTATTCCTCCACAACTTTGGTGGTGGAGCATCTGCATATGAATGGTCGAAAGTTTATCCAGCATTTGCCTCTACTCACCGCGTGTTAGCCCCAGATTTAATTGGTTGGGGAGAATCGGCTCATCCAGTTTGGGATTATCAAATTAGGGACTATCTCAACACGATCGCCGAATTTATCATGCAAACTTGTCATCAACCCGTCACAGTGGTAGCTTCTTCTCTGACGGCGGCTTTAACTATTCGCCTGGCTATTAAACAACCAGACTTATTCCAAAAACTGTTGCTGATTTGTCCTTCCGGGTTTGATGACTTTGGACAGGGTGCTGGACGGAGATTACCATTACCAATCATCAACGCGCCACTATTAGATAATTTAATTTATGCCCTTGGTGCGGAAAATGAATTTGCAGTACGCAACTTTCTGCAAAGTTTTCTGTTTGCCAAACCAGAACGTGTCTCTCAAGAGATGGTGGATGCTTATTTAACCTCTGCACAACAACCAAATGCTAAGTTTGCTGCTTTAGCATTTTTGCGGGGTGATCTTTATTTTGATCTGAGTTTGTATATTCAGCAATTGCGAATTCCCACTATGATTTTTTGGGGCGAACAAGCACAATTTACCAGCATCAAACTAGGGCGACGCTTGGCAAATTCCAATATACATGCAATTCGAGATTTTTATGCGATCGCAGATGCTGGAGTGCTACCTCATTTAGAAGTGCCAGAAGTGGTGATTGGTCTGTTACAACAGTATTTAAAGTAA
- a CDS encoding ABC transporter substrate-binding protein, with translation MKIYLFLFPIKNFFRQLSAALKRGLLIPIIFSLCLFLSSCQGVTQKDNGVIHLTLWQGINPPTNRDVFQKLVNKFNQTHSDIQVESIFAGGLDQQLPKILAAVVGNASPDILSFYPQVTGQFVELGAIRPLDDWLEKFPLKSEVNPNLFDELKLDGHLWSVPLYTSNIGIFYRPKLFKAAGITETPKSWEELRQVAKKLTIDRNGDRRPEQYGILLPLGKGEWTVFSWFPFLLSAGGEVVTNNQPNLTNPGAIAALELWENLLKDGSAMLSPPERGYEEDAFLSGRVAMQITGPWTYITKSNVDYDVFPIPANARPATVTGTGNLFVMKTTPAREKAALKFLEYVLSAEFQTEWSIGTGFLPVNLKSTESKAYQEFVVTKPELKMFLEQISVAYARPIIAGYSRLSDSLGRAIESALLGKSSAKNALKSAQERLVEFK, from the coding sequence ATGAAAATTTACCTTTTCTTATTCCCCATCAAAAATTTTTTCCGCCAATTATCCGCTGCTTTGAAACGGGGTTTACTAATCCCCATTATCTTCAGCTTGTGTCTGTTTTTATCTAGTTGTCAGGGAGTCACACAAAAAGACAATGGAGTAATTCATCTAACTCTCTGGCAAGGGATTAATCCGCCGACAAATCGAGATGTTTTTCAAAAACTGGTCAATAAATTTAATCAGACTCATTCAGACATCCAGGTGGAATCTATCTTTGCTGGTGGACTAGACCAACAATTACCAAAAATATTAGCAGCTGTCGTTGGTAATGCATCTCCAGATATTTTGTCATTCTACCCTCAAGTTACAGGTCAATTTGTAGAATTAGGAGCCATTCGACCTTTAGATGATTGGTTGGAAAAATTCCCCTTGAAGTCGGAAGTCAACCCCAATTTGTTTGATGAATTAAAATTAGACGGTCATTTATGGTCAGTCCCACTTTATACCAGTAATATTGGCATTTTTTACAGACCTAAGCTTTTTAAAGCAGCGGGAATTACTGAAACGCCCAAGAGTTGGGAAGAATTAAGGCAAGTTGCCAAAAAACTGACTATAGATCGCAATGGCGATCGCCGACCAGAACAGTATGGAATATTACTACCATTAGGTAAAGGAGAATGGACGGTTTTTAGCTGGTTTCCTTTTTTATTGAGCGCTGGGGGAGAGGTAGTAACAAATAATCAACCAAATTTGACCAACCCTGGAGCGATCGCTGCTCTAGAACTATGGGAAAATCTCTTAAAAGATGGTTCAGCAATGCTTTCTCCGCCAGAGCGGGGCTATGAGGAGGATGCTTTTCTCAGTGGACGTGTGGCTATGCAAATCACAGGCCCTTGGACTTATATCACAAAGTCTAACGTTGATTATGACGTATTTCCCATACCTGCAAATGCGCGCCCGGCTACAGTTACAGGTACAGGAAATCTGTTTGTGATGAAAACGACACCAGCCAGAGAAAAAGCCGCACTGAAATTTTTAGAGTATGTTTTGAGTGCAGAATTCCAAACAGAATGGAGTATCGGTACTGGTTTTTTACCAGTCAACCTCAAATCAACCGAAAGCAAAGCTTATCAGGAATTTGTGGTGACAAAACCCGAGTTGAAAATGTTTTTGGAGCAGATATCTGTAGCATATGCTCGACCTATTATTGCTGGATATAGTCGTCTTTCTGACAGTCTTGGTAGAGCAATTGAGTCAGCATTGTTGGGTAAGTCTTCAGCTAAAAATGCCCTCAAATCTGCCCAAGAGCGTTTAGTGGAATTTAAATAG
- a CDS encoding FkbM family methyltransferase: protein MDKNLIIDVGVHLGQDTEFYLKKGFKVVGIEAHPDIYKATKQRLNSYIENGQLTLLNVAVSPKNEPVTFYANLDRSFWGTTLIDSAIQKERSFGARSIEMTVEGRRFETILEQFGIPYYLKVDIEGADLLCIEALQQFDTKPQFLSIESTKTSWNELLQEFVLLQKLGYQKFKVINQSQIPKQVCPSPAREGKYIPHHFEYGASGLFGEETPGTWLADSAAINVYKSIFWNYKIFGVNGIIYRYPLGKMLLETLNIKEPWYDTHASL from the coding sequence ATGGATAAAAATTTAATCATTGATGTTGGTGTTCACCTAGGTCAGGATACAGAATTTTACCTCAAAAAAGGTTTTAAAGTCGTTGGCATTGAAGCTCATCCTGACATTTATAAAGCTACCAAGCAGCGACTAAATTCATATATAGAAAATGGTCAGCTAACCCTCTTAAATGTTGCCGTTTCACCAAAAAATGAACCAGTCACCTTTTACGCTAACTTGGATAGAAGCTTTTGGGGAACAACATTAATAGATTCAGCTATTCAGAAAGAACGCTCTTTCGGGGCGCGTTCCATCGAAATGACTGTAGAAGGGCGCAGATTTGAAACTATTTTGGAACAGTTTGGCATTCCCTACTATCTCAAAGTAGATATTGAAGGTGCTGATTTATTGTGCATAGAAGCATTACAGCAGTTTGATACTAAACCACAGTTTTTGTCCATAGAATCAACCAAGACTTCTTGGAATGAGTTACTTCAAGAATTTGTCTTATTGCAAAAACTAGGTTATCAGAAATTCAAAGTCATCAACCAATCGCAGATACCTAAACAGGTCTGTCCCTCACCCGCACGAGAAGGTAAATACATCCCACATCATTTTGAATATGGTGCTAGCGGACTTTTTGGCGAAGAAACACCAGGTACTTGGCTTGCAGATAGTGCTGCAATCAATGTTTACAAAAGCATTTTTTGGAATTATAAAATCTTCGGAGTAAATGGAATTATTTACCGATATCCTCTAGGAAAAATGCTCTTAGAGACGCTAAACATCAAGGAACCCTGGTATGACACTCACGCTAGTTTATAA
- a CDS encoding LD-carboxypeptidase produces the protein MPSPSQNFKSKIQPPPLKPGDLLRVIAPSGALREFEAFDRSLEIWRSHGYKLEIIPTIDEKWGYLAGKDETRRAHLAKAWEDTDCRGILCARGGFGSTRILENWHWQTNSSLPKWLIGFSDITALLWSLYNQGISSVHGPVLTTLADEPDWSIARLFDCIEGRPLAPLKGCGWGGGVAKGILLPGNLTVATHLLGTPLQPEFDGVILAFEDITEAPYRIDRMLTQWRLSGALSKVCGIVLGSFTHCEAPPNVPSFSVEEVLRDRLDDLGIPVVSDLPFGHGSQNAALPVGVEVTLDAKQGILEITPSL, from the coding sequence ATGCCATCCCCAAGCCAAAATTTCAAATCTAAAATTCAACCGCCGCCCCTCAAACCAGGTGATTTACTCCGAGTAATAGCCCCTAGTGGTGCTTTGCGAGAATTTGAAGCGTTTGATCGCAGTCTAGAAATTTGGCGATCGCATGGCTATAAACTAGAAATAATCCCCACAATAGACGAAAAATGGGGATATTTAGCCGGGAAAGACGAAACCCGTCGCGCTCACTTAGCTAAAGCCTGGGAAGATACAGACTGTCGGGGTATTCTCTGTGCTAGAGGCGGTTTTGGTAGTACTCGCATTTTAGAAAATTGGCATTGGCAAACCAACTCCTCACTACCAAAATGGTTGATTGGCTTTTCTGACATCACCGCCCTCTTGTGGAGTCTTTATAATCAGGGGATTTCTAGTGTTCATGGCCCCGTCTTAACCACCCTCGCCGATGAACCAGATTGGTCAATTGCACGTTTGTTTGATTGCATAGAAGGTCGCCCCCTAGCCCCTCTCAAAGGTTGCGGTTGGGGTGGTGGTGTCGCGAAGGGCATCTTACTACCGGGTAATCTGACGGTGGCGACTCATCTTTTGGGTACACCATTACAACCAGAGTTTGATGGTGTGATTCTGGCATTTGAAGACATCACAGAAGCACCATACCGCATCGATCGCATGTTGACACAGTGGCGTTTGAGTGGAGCTTTGTCCAAAGTCTGTGGTATTGTGCTAGGGAGCTTTACTCACTGTGAAGCGCCACCAAATGTACCTAGCTTTAGTGTAGAAGAAGTTTTGCGCGATCGCTTAGATGATTTGGGGATTCCGGTTGTCTCTGACTTACCTTTTGGTCACGGTAGCCAGAATGCAGCTTTACCAGTGGGTGTAGAGGTAACTTTAGATGCAAAGCAGGGAATCTTGGAGATTACACCATCTCTGTAA
- a CDS encoding HugZ family protein — translation MSQLEQAQSEYQGFLEEFKSIIISTVSEQGLPNASYAPFVKDELKNIYIYVSGLSTHTKNIYANPHVSVLLIEDESQSNQVFARRRLNFDCTATLIERETEEWNKIVEQFQERFGQIIEVLRDLNDFRIFQLTPYEGRFVIGFGAAYHISGNNLDQLVQITGETKG, via the coding sequence ATGAGTCAACTAGAACAAGCCCAATCTGAGTACCAAGGTTTCTTAGAAGAGTTTAAGAGCATTATTATTAGTACGGTTAGCGAGCAGGGATTACCAAACGCCAGTTATGCTCCTTTTGTTAAGGATGAGTTAAAAAATATTTATATTTATGTCAGCGGTCTTTCAACTCATACCAAAAATATCTATGCTAATCCTCATGTGAGTGTGTTGTTGATCGAAGATGAATCTCAAAGTAATCAAGTTTTTGCCCGCCGCCGTTTGAATTTTGATTGTACAGCAACTCTCATAGAACGCGAAACTGAAGAGTGGAATAAAATTGTTGAGCAATTCCAAGAGCGTTTTGGGCAAATTATTGAGGTTTTACGTGATTTAAATGACTTTCGGATTTTTCAGCTAACGCCTTATGAAGGTCGTTTTGTGATTGGGTTCGGGGCAGCCTATCATATCAGCGGTAATAACTTAGATCAACTTGTGCAGATTACAGGAGAGACAAAAGGATGA
- a CDS encoding glycosyltransferase family 2 protein, with product MSSVIFDLIPEISVVVCTYNRAKYLDNGINSVINQTFKDWELIIVDDGSKDNTFEIVNPYIQKFNNIRYLKHQNKKQCYAKNAGIQASFGKYITFLDSDDTYKPHHLESRLEYMRANPEIDLIEGGFASEEEIWVVDYFNPGQTINLRECVLGPTFFGKRHVFFELQGFKHFAYGEDTDLWERAEKICKTQKISAPQTYLYTRAETSVTKSFLEEISTSG from the coding sequence ATGAGTAGTGTAATTTTTGACTTAATTCCCGAAATCTCAGTTGTCGTCTGCACCTACAACCGAGCGAAATACTTGGATAATGGCATTAATAGCGTTATCAATCAAACTTTTAAAGATTGGGAATTGATTATAGTTGATGATGGCAGCAAAGACAATACTTTTGAAATTGTCAATCCTTACATTCAAAAATTCAACAACATCCGTTATTTAAAACATCAGAATAAGAAGCAATGTTACGCTAAAAATGCAGGTATTCAGGCATCTTTCGGCAAATACATTACATTTCTCGATAGCGATGATACCTACAAGCCACATCACTTAGAATCACGGCTGGAATACATGAGAGCTAATCCAGAAATCGACTTAATTGAAGGTGGGTTCGCCAGTGAAGAAGAGATTTGGGTCGTAGATTATTTTAACCCTGGTCAAACAATTAATCTGCGAGAATGTGTTTTAGGCCCAACATTTTTTGGCAAAAGACATGTATTTTTTGAGTTACAAGGATTTAAGCACTTTGCTTATGGCGAGGATACAGATTTGTGGGAGCGGGCAGAAAAAATCTGCAAAACACAAAAAATTAGTGCGCCACAAACCTATCTTTATACCAGAGCAGAAACCAGTGTTACTAAAAGTTTTTTAGAAGAAATTTCCACATCTGGCTAA
- a CDS encoding bifunctional 2-polyprenyl-6-hydroxyphenol methylase/3-demethylubiquinol 3-O-methyltransferase UbiG, with amino-acid sequence MATFPTPPFLDQYLQDSFILKAHLQEFLHLDSETLETKLEAQHREIADLGHKDFDWEQATAFYSDKVGDLYLFELGAWHLASRDYIGDTLRLIADHAQGRVLDFGGGIGTHTIGAALCPQVEQVIYCDINPINRDFVQYRAEQMGLSKKILFCLEVPPNETFETILAFDVLEHLPNPSQKLLNFYEMLKPEGKMILNWYFFKGFNQEYPIHLDDPQVIETFFRKLQSNFLEVFHPYHITARCYRKWN; translated from the coding sequence ATGGCAACATTCCCCACGCCGCCTTTCTTAGACCAATATTTACAAGATTCATTTATCTTGAAGGCGCATCTACAAGAGTTTCTACATTTAGATTCAGAAACACTAGAGACAAAATTAGAAGCGCAGCACCGAGAGATAGCAGATTTAGGTCATAAAGATTTTGATTGGGAACAGGCGACTGCTTTTTATAGTGATAAGGTAGGTGATCTCTACCTCTTTGAATTGGGTGCGTGGCATCTAGCCAGTCGTGACTATATTGGGGATACATTGCGCTTGATTGCGGATCATGCCCAAGGTAGAGTGTTAGATTTTGGTGGTGGTATTGGAACACATACGATTGGTGCTGCTCTTTGTCCACAAGTTGAACAGGTAATCTATTGTGATATTAATCCAATTAATCGTGATTTTGTGCAGTATCGAGCCGAGCAAATGGGGTTAAGCAAAAAAATCCTGTTTTGTCTGGAGGTGCCACCAAATGAGACATTTGAAACAATCTTGGCTTTTGATGTTTTAGAACATTTACCAAACCCAAGTCAAAAGTTACTAAATTTCTACGAGATGCTAAAACCTGAAGGTAAGATGATCCTTAATTGGTATTTCTTTAAGGGTTTTAATCAAGAGTACCCCATTCATTTAGATGATCCTCAAGTAATAGAAACCTTCTTCCGCAAACTTCAGAGTAACTTTTTAGAGGTTTTTCACCCGTATCATATAACGGCTCGTTGCTACCGGAAGTGGAATTGA
- a CDS encoding Ppx/GppA phosphatase family protein, translating to MLNLVSASSLSLPTQTVKRHRIIAAIDLGTNSLHMVIVRIDPSLPSFSIIAKDKETVRLGDRDLATGHLKAAIIDKAIAALRRFQEIAKTLNAETVVAVATSAVREAPNGKDFLHRIAVELGLCVDLISGQEEARRIYLGVLSGMEFHNQPHLIIDIGGGSTEIILGDSHEPRTLTSTKIGAVRLTSELITTDPISNIQFQYLQAYARGMLERSVEEVSANLEFGQTPRLIGTSGTIETLALINAREKLGFIPSTLNGYQLSLKDLQDWVNRLRKLTNVERATIPGMPDKRSEVILAGAVILQEAMTLLGVESVTTCERSLREGVIVDWMLAHGLIEDKLRFQSSIRQRSVLKQAKKYQVNLDYSDRVAAFALSLFDQTQGSLHYWGGEERQLLWAAAVLHNCGHYINHSSHHKHSYYLIRNGELLGYTETEIEIIANLARYHRKSPPKKKHESFRNLLTKQQRQTVSQLSAILRLAVALDRRQIGAIARVQCEYYPQFHLCNLLIFPSQSDDQCELELWSIDYKKEVFESEFGVKLVATLEKSTVSNFS from the coding sequence ATGCTAAATTTAGTCTCAGCTAGCTCTTTGAGTCTCCCTACTCAAACAGTTAAGCGACACCGGATTATTGCTGCTATTGACTTGGGAACGAATTCTCTGCACATGGTGATTGTGCGGATTGACCCAAGTCTCCCATCTTTTAGCATTATTGCCAAAGACAAAGAAACTGTGAGGCTGGGCGATCGCGATCTTGCTACTGGGCATCTGAAAGCAGCTATTATTGATAAAGCGATCGCTGCCCTGCGACGTTTCCAAGAAATTGCTAAAACGTTGAATGCTGAAACTGTTGTGGCTGTCGCCACTAGCGCTGTGCGCGAAGCCCCGAATGGTAAAGATTTTTTACATAGAATAGCTGTTGAGTTAGGTTTATGCGTTGACTTGATTTCTGGCCAAGAAGAAGCGCGACGTATCTACCTAGGTGTGTTGTCGGGGATGGAATTTCACAACCAGCCTCACCTAATCATCGATATTGGCGGCGGTTCCACAGAAATCATTTTGGGAGACAGTCATGAACCGCGTACCCTCACCAGTACCAAAATCGGTGCAGTGCGACTCACCAGTGAGTTAATTACCACTGACCCCATTAGCAACATCCAGTTTCAGTATTTACAAGCTTATGCACGGGGAATGTTAGAACGTTCCGTAGAAGAAGTGTCAGCTAACCTAGAATTTGGTCAAACACCGCGTTTGATAGGTACCTCTGGCACAATTGAAACCCTAGCGCTGATTAATGCACGGGAAAAGTTAGGTTTTATCCCCTCCACACTCAATGGGTATCAATTAAGTCTCAAAGACTTGCAGGATTGGGTAAATCGCCTACGAAAATTAACTAATGTCGAAAGGGCTACGATCCCTGGTATGCCAGATAAGCGGTCGGAAGTTATACTAGCAGGCGCAGTAATTTTACAGGAAGCTATGACTCTTTTGGGTGTGGAGTCAGTGACAACTTGTGAGCGTTCTCTGAGAGAGGGCGTAATTGTAGACTGGATGCTAGCCCACGGTTTAATTGAAGATAAACTACGGTTTCAAAGTTCCATTCGCCAGCGCAGTGTGCTGAAACAGGCGAAAAAGTACCAAGTTAATTTGGATTATAGCGATCGCGTCGCTGCATTTGCCCTCAGTTTATTTGATCAAACACAAGGTTCACTACACTACTGGGGTGGAGAAGAACGCCAACTGCTATGGGCGGCTGCGGTGTTACATAATTGTGGTCACTATATCAACCATTCATCTCACCATAAGCACTCCTACTATTTAATTCGCAATGGAGAATTACTCGGTTATACGGAAACAGAGATAGAAATCATTGCCAATTTAGCACGTTATCACCGTAAATCTCCTCCTAAGAAAAAGCACGAAAGTTTCCGTAATTTGCTCACTAAACAGCAGCGACAAACGGTTAGCCAATTGAGTGCGATTTTAAGATTGGCAGTTGCTTTAGATAGACGACAAATTGGCGCGATCGCCCGTGTGCAGTGTGAATATTATCCACAATTTCATCTGTGCAATTTACTAATTTTCCCATCACAATCTGATGATCAATGTGAATTAGAACTCTGGAGTATAGATTACAAAAAAGAAGTATTTGAATCAGAATTTGGTGTGAAATTAGTAGCGACTCTAGAAAAGTCTACAGTTTCCAACTTTTCTTAA